One genomic window of Nicotiana sylvestris chromosome 10, ASM39365v2, whole genome shotgun sequence includes the following:
- the LOC104246792 gene encoding uncharacterized protein, whose product MLWQFVKWAGCPDLFITFTCNPKWPEITRFVESRRLSPEDRPDILTRVFKIKLDHMIKDLRDNKIFGEVKAVIYTAEFQKRGLPHAYILLFLPNKYPNVGDIDGIISAELPDKKVDPYYYNAVTNFMMHGPCGTARKSSPCMQNGRCTKHFPKKFVSSTTIDEDEYPICRRRDDGRTAKRVGIELDNSFFSKCK is encoded by the exons ATGCTATGGCAATTTGTCAAATGGGCGGGGTGCCCTGATCTGTTCATCACTTTTACTTGCAACCCAAAATGGCCAGAGATTACTAGATTTGTCGAGAGTAGGAGATTATCTCCAGAAGATCGTCCCGACATTTTAACAAGGGTTTTCAAAATCAAGTTGGATCACATGATAAAGGATCTACGCGACAATAAAATTTTTGGAGAAGTAAAAGCAG TGATTTATACAGCTGAATTCCAAAAGCGAGGCTTGCCTCATGCATACATCTTGCTTTTTCTTCCGAATAAATACCCAAATGTCGGAGATATTGATGGAATAATTTCAGCAGAATTACCAGATAAAAAAGTAGATCCTTATTATTATAATGCTGTTACAAATTTCATGATGCATGGTCCTTGTGGTACTGCTAGAAAATCTTCTCCGTGCATGCAAAATGGTAGATGCACAAAGCACTTTCCAAAAAAATTTGTGTCATCAACCACAATTGATGAAGATGAGTATCCAATTTGTAGAAGAAGGGATGATGGTAGAACTGCAAAGAGAGTAGGTATTGAGTTGGATAATAG CTTTTTCTCAAAGTGTAAATAA